One window of the Macaca thibetana thibetana isolate TM-01 chromosome 1, ASM2454274v1, whole genome shotgun sequence genome contains the following:
- the RFX5 gene encoding DNA-binding protein RFX5, whose protein sequence is MAEDEPDAKSPKTGGRPPPGGAEAGEPTTLLQRLRGTISKAVQNKVEGILQDVQKFSDNDKLYLYLQLPSGPSTGDKSSEPSTLSNEEYMYAYRWIRNHLEEHTDTCLPKQSVYDAYRKYCESLACCRPLSTANFGKIIREIFPDIKARRLGGRGQSKYCYSGIRRKTLVSMPPLPGLDLKGSESPEMGPEVTPAPRDELVEAACALTCDWAERILKRSFSSIVEVARFLLQQHLISARSAHAHVLKAMGLAEEDEHAPRERSSKPKNGVENPEGSQAHKKLERPAQPPKDLEARTGAGPLARGERKKSVVESSAPGANNLQVNALVARLPLLLPRAPRSLIPPIPVSPPILAPRLSSGALKVATLPLSSRAGAPSAAVPIINMILPTVPALPGPGPGPGPGPGRVPPGGLTQPRGTENREVGIGGDPGPHDKGVKRTAEVPVSEASGQDPPAKAAKQDIEDTASDAKRKRGRPRKKSGGSGERNSTPQKSAAAMDSAQSRLPWETWGLGGEGNSAGGAERPGPMGEAEKGAVLAQGQEDGTVFKGGRGPSSRHTKEAEDKIPLVPSKVSVIRGSRSQKEAFPLAKGEVGTAPQGNKDLKEHVLQNSLSQEHKDPKATPP, encoded by the exons ATGGCAGAAGATGAGCCTGATGCTAAGAGCCCCAAGACTGGGGGAAGGCCCCCTCCAGGTGGTGCTGAGGCTGGGGAACCTACCACCCTTCTTCAAAGGCTCCGAGGTACCATTTC CAAGGCCGTGCAGAACAAAGTAGAGGGAATCCTG CAAGATGTACAGAAATTTTCTGACAATGACAAGCTGTATCTCTACCTTCAGCTCCCCTCAGGACCCAGCACTGGAGACAAAAG CTCAGAGCCAAGTACACTGAGCAATGAGGAGTACATGTATGCCTATAGGTGGATCCGCAACCACCTGGAAGAGCACACTGACACCTGTCTGCCAAAGCAAAGTGTTTATGATGCCTATCG GAAGTACTGTGAGAGTCTCGCCTGTTGCCGCCCACTCAGCACAGCCAACTTTGGCAAGATCATCAGAGAGATCTTCCCTGACATCAAAGCTCGAAGGCTTGGTGGCCGGGGCCAGTCCAA ATATTGCTACAGTGGCATACGAAGGAAGACCTTGGTGTCTATGCCACCCCTGCCTGGACTTGACCTAAAGGGTTCTGAGAGT CCAGAAATGGGCCCAGAAGTAACCCCAGCACCTCGAGATGAACTGGTGGAGGCAGCCTGTGCCCTGACGTGTGACTGGGCAGAGCGGATCCTGAAACGGTCCTTCAGTTCCATCGTTGAGGTCGCCCGCTTCCTGCTACAGCAGCATCTCATCTCTGCCCGATCTGCACATGCCCATGTGCTTAAGGCCATGGGGCTTGCTG AAGAGGATGAACATGCACCTCGGGAACGGTCATCTAAACCAAAGAATGGTGTAGAGAACCCAGAGGGTTCACAAGCCCATAAGAAGCTGGAGAGACCGGCCCAG CCTCCTAAGGATCTGGAAGCCCGAACTGGGGCTGGCCCTCTCGCACGTGGAGAGCGGAAGAAGAGTGTAGTTGAGAGCTCAGCCCCAGGAGCCAATAACCTGCAGGTTAACGCCCTAGTGGCTCGGCTGCCTCTGCTCCTTCCCCGGGCCCCTCGCTCGCTTATTCCACCAATCCCAGTCTCTCCACCTATTCTGGCCCCCAGGCTTTCTTCAGGTGCCCTGAAAGTGGCTACACTGCCTCTGTCTAGTAGGGCCGGGGCACCCTCAGCAGCTGTACCCATCATTAACATGATCTTACCAACTGTTCCTGCTTTGCCTGGACCTggacctgggcctgggcctgggcctgggcgaGTTCCACCTGGGGGACTCACTCAGCCCCGGGGCACAGAGAACAGAGAGGTAGGCATAGGTGGTGACCCAGGACCACATGACAAGGGTGTCAAGAGGACAGCTGAAGTACCTGTGAGTGAGGCCAGTGGGCAGGATCCACCAGCTAAAGCAGCAAAGCAGGATATAGAGGATACAGCAAGTGATGCCAAAAGGAAACGGGGGCGCCCTCGAAAAAAGTCAGGTGGAAGTGGGGAAAGGAATTCTACCCCTCAGAAGTCAGCAGCTGCCATGGACTCTGCCCAGTCAAGGTTACCATGGGAGACATGGGGCTTAGGAGGGGAAGGCAACTCAGCTGGAGGGGCAGAAAGGCCAGGGCCAATGGGAGAGGCTGAAAAGGGGGCAGTGCTTGCCCAGGGTCAGGAAGATGGTACTGTTTTCAAAGGAGGAAGGGGCCCCAGTTCCCGGCATACCAAAGAAGCAGAAGATAAAATTCCCTTGGTCCCCTCAAAAGTGAGTGTCATCAGAGGCAGCAGAAGCCAAAAGGAGGCTTTTCCTTTGGCAAAGGGAGAGGTAGGCACTGCACCACAGGGTAATAAAGACTTAAAGGAGCATGTGCTTCAAAATTCCTTATCCCAGGAGCATAAAGACCCCAAAGCAACACCCCCATGA